In Chlorocebus sabaeus isolate Y175 chromosome 9, mChlSab1.0.hap1, whole genome shotgun sequence, the genomic stretch tcttgatctcctgacctagtgatccgcccacctcggcctcccaaagtgctgggattacaggcgtgagccaccgcacttggctgaGAAACCATTCTTATAACAATATGGTACACCGACAACTGGATTCTTGGTGTCTATAACATCTAGATTGTCTTTCCTGTGATTTAGAATCTGACAGCCCTGAGTTCGAATCTTGACTCCAGGGGGTTGAGGAATTTGATCAGATATGGAGGGTGGAGATTCTTGCAAAATGGACATAGCAAGGTTTCTGCAAAAATTGGGAGGTGCCTTTGTACAGACATGGAAGTCCACAGGATAGACTTAGTTGGGAAAGCAGTTCAGAGGAGCCTGTGTAACTTTTGGCAAGTAATTAATTTAATCTCGGGAGGTTTCTCTGAtcaatgggaataataatatccACCCCACCAGTTTTTGTAAAGTTTAAATAAGATCATCATTTGTTCCTGGCTTTTAGTAATGGAAATGCAAGCTGATTCCCTCATCCACCTCCTATGTTCCTCCCCTCAAGGTTGGCCAATCCGCTTGAAGAAACTGtcatcacagaaagacaaataccttcTGTTCTCACTTAGAGGTGGAAGCTGAATAATGTGTACACTTTGACATAGAGCGTGGTGATAACAGAGTCTCAGAAGGGTGAGAGAGTGGGAGGCAGGTGGGTggtgagaaattacttaatggataCAATGTACGATACCCTGAAAGCCTGACTTCACCTCTGCACAATCCATGCATATAACAAAATTACACTTGAACTCAAtaaattcatacttttttttttcttttgaaatggagtctcactgtgtcgcccaggctggagtgtagtggcgtgatgttggctcactgcaaactctgcctccaaagttccagcaattctcctgcctcagcctctcaagtagctgggattacaggcacccaccaccatgccaggctaattttctattttcggtagagatggggttttatcatgttggccaggctggtctcaaacccctgaccccaggtgatccacccgcctcagcctcccaaagtgctgggattacaggcgtgagactcCATAAATTTAtactaataaaatttatttaagtttaacaataaaaaaagaaattgtgatcAATAAATtttatcaaactttttttttattgggCAAGACttactttttatatttcacatgAGAATGCAACTATAACCCTTCCGTGAACAAAATGACCAGGGTACTAATAAAACCATCTTTGCAGGAGTGTTTaataagcatattttatttaaataaatcctCCAGTAGGAAATGGAGAATTCACTGCCTTTACTTAGATAGCTATGTAAATAGCTATCTGTCAAATTTATATATGCAGCTCACCAATATTCCCTTACTGGAAACATCAGTATTTCCACATCACATCACAGTTCCCAAAAGGACCTCAAAGTCTCAAAattctgtatcttctttggaTTGCTTCTCTGTTGATTCCACCCAGGCTTTATCAGTGGTTCTCTTCATATCATTATCTCCATCTTCATAAATTTTCTTTAGAACATTCATCAGTCCCTCACTAGTATCTGTTTCAGTGTCATAGGAgggcttctctttttctttgcactCTTTTTCAACCTGGGTCAGGTAATCCCACCTTGTGTTTTCCACTTTCTTTCTACACAATATAAGAACTGTATCAGTCTTGACTTTTTTTGAACTGCCTTCCACAGAGATGGGTTTCAAGAGATTGTTCACAATCATGGAGTAACTCTTCCCATTTAGATTCTTTACCAAAAGATCAAATGACCTCTCTGTGAAATGCACCTGCACATTCTCAGTGGGAACTTGATGCACTCCACTTAAAGTAATGTAGATTTTCACAAACTTATCTGACTGATCCCATCCATAATTACTGCTTTTCACCTTATAGCCTGTTGTAATGGGAGCAACCACAGCAGCTGGTTTTTCATTTTCAAGAAGTTCTGCTTTCTTCTGTGATTTCTGTTGCATCTTGTTCTTGATTTTTGTCTCAAAATCTTGGATTTTTCAGCTGTAAGGGCATCACGTACTCTTTTCCTAGTAGCCTTTTCCAGCAACACCTTTACCTCTTCTAGATCTTTCTGTAGCTCTTCTGAAGCCATGGGGGCTGGATCAGGCTGAAGGCCCGAGCTGCAGCTGCGCAGAGGAGGGAACAGGAAACGCCGCACGAAGCCCTCAAACTGAGCACAGACGCCCACCGCAGGAGTCGCGGCACCGCAGCCTGCGCCtatcaaacattttatttctttattacgTATATATAAAAGAATCATTCGTGCAAAGAATATTATATTCTAAATGCAATTAATCTGCAAATGATACATCTAGAGAGAACATGAAACTTGTTCCAGAACAGTCATTTAAAGCCAAAACAAAAGGTTTAAAGTTAGGTAAGGAATGCACTTTGGTGAATATGTAGTGATCCGTTCACCCACAGGTTCAATAAAATGGTTAAGTGGTCAGCAATTGGGCTAATTCATACTGGTGATTGCCTGGGAGAAGGAAGGCTGAAGAGTTCAATTTAGATAAAGAAACAAACTCTTCCTCTGGGACAACTTAAACGTAAAGACTACACCACACATTTTTGAGTAATAGAAATAGCAAAGATGTATGTATCTCTTGTCCTTATCTTTTAAGGAAAGCTGAGCAAATGGTACAATCTTGGGGAACAGAGTAAGTGTCAACGAACCACGTTGTTTCCAAAATGACCTGGGAACAAGAGTCAGCGTCTGCAGTAGAGCTCTTCAAAGCCTGGGAGAAACCATGGAGTCCACGTATCAAAATCACACCCACAACAGAATTGATTTGTTTCTTTGATGTCCTTGATGTTCATGCAGAATTCACTCCTTGAGGTCAAAAAGTTCATCAAACTTCTGTAGAAATTCCAAAGTATTTGATAGATTCTCAGCattgcaaaaagagaaaattctagtTTAAGGCTCCAACTCAAAGTGTACCTCTGTGACGTACTCTTGAAAAACAACAGTGAGTGCTTCTGACAAGACActctccttgaccaaactttGGTGAGAGCCCTCTGAGCCTTTGgatttctgtgtctgtctttgtaTCACCTAATTTTAGCAAAACTTCTGCTGCGTCAGTTAAGCAAGAATCCCTCTATATCTGATCAAATTTCTCTTCGCCACCTCCATCACCAAGTGGTGTCTGATTACCTGGAAGGAAAGATTCTGTCGAAttggtttagccagaatcccccgACCCCTGATGCTTCTTCCTAGGAATTTTTCATCCCCTGATCTCCACCCTACTCCTTGGCTATGAATCCCCCACGCTGTGTTCAGAACGGAAGCCCATTCTGTACTGAAGTCTTTTCCCCTATTGCAATAGTTTCTCATTAAAATCTGTTTccgccaggcatggttgctcatgcctgtaatcccagcactttgggacacctaggtgggcagattttctgaggccaagagttctagaccagcctggtcaacatggtgaaacccccctctctactaaaaatacaaaaattagttggacatggtggcaggtgcctgtaatcccagctactcaggaggctgaggcaggagaattgcaggaacccaggaggcggaggttgcagtgagctgagattgtgccactgcactccagcctgggtgacagagcaagactctgtctcgaaaataaaaataaataaaatctgttggccaggcgcggtggctcacacctgtaatcccagcacgttgggaggccaaggcaggcagatcacctgaggtcaggagtttgagactagcctggtcagcatggtgaaagccagtctctactaaaaatacaaaaattagccaggcatggtggcaggtgcctgtaatcccagctactcgggaagctgaggcagcagaatcgcttgaacctagaaggcagaggttgcagcgaacgagatcgcaccattgcactccagcccacacaacagagtgagacttagtctcaaaaataagaaaataaataaaatgaaatctgtTTCTTTCCGTTACTGTCTGGCTCTGGTTTTTCCTTAACCCTTCCCTGCCTGATCACTCGCCTCTTCCTCAGTCTTGGCTCCCAACTACTAACTGTTCCTCAAAATCAAATACACCCTTGGAAAATGAAGATTCTCCACCAGTAAAGATGGATGAGACTGGGAGTGgaggctcacccctgtaattccagcattttgggaggccaaggcgggtgggttacctgaattcaggagtttgagaacagtctggccaacatggtgaaaccacgtctctactaaaaaaaaaaaaaaaaaaaaaaaaattacccggtcgtggtggcaggtgcctgtaatcccagctacttgggaggctgaggcaggacaatggcttcaacccaggaggcagaggttgtggtgagccaagatcatgccactgcactccagcctgggcaacagaatgagactctgtctcaataaacaaaaacaaaacaaaaacaaaacaaaacaaaaaagatggatGAATGTCTGTCTACGCTGTAGGCTTAGAAGATAAAACCAAAAGAGGAGTTGTAGAAATCTCTGCATTGTTTGAACAAACAACCCAACGTGACTGCTTTAAGGGTGACAACTATTATCTGACTCtatgttccattttttaaaattaccttacTTTGTAGTCATATCTCTCATAGTCACGAGGTAAGTTGCATGTCAATATGGCATGTCAATGCTTGAACTAAGTTGACTGATGGTGTCAACCTGAGTTAGCTTCAGTTTgactgactttctttcttttttttttttttttttttttttttgagatagattcttgctctgtcacccaggctggactgcagaaGTGCAATCGTAGCTCAGTACAACcacagactcctgggctcaagggatctcccaccccagcctcctgagtagctgggactacaggcacacaccactgcacctggctaatttttttaattttttttaatttttattttttgagacagagtcttgctctatcacccaggctggagtgcagtggcacgacgttggctcactgcaatcttcacctcctgggttcaagagattctcctgcctcagcctccggagtagctgagactacaggcatgtgccaccaagcctagctaatttttgtatttttagtagagatggggtttctccatgttggccaagctggtctcgaactcctgacctcaggtgatccacccacctcagcctcccacagtgctgggattataggcttgagccaccgtgcccagccacacctggctaatttttttaaaagaaatttttatagagactggtcttgctttgtcacccaggttggagttcagttatgccatcacagctcactataaagtcgaaactcctgggctaaagcaagcctcctgcctcaccctcccaaagtgctgggactacaggcatgagccaccgtacctggcccagtTTGACTTTCTAGCTCCACTTTTGCAGACTCCTCAGCCTACAAGTAAAGTTCTTTCTCAACTCTTTGGTCTTGGACGAAGCAAAAGTCTTTCTGCATGGGTCCTTCAGTCCTTCTTACCCTCACTTTCAGGCAAACCagattattaattaattaatattacaTCCTCACAGGTGATATCCCAGGATCTCAGATCTTGCcttaaactctctctctctctctctctctgtctctctctctctctctctctctctctatatatatatatatccccaaCTCCTCGCTCTCcctctttcacattttttcctattgatacataatattttacatgtttatggggtacatgtatTTGCTATATACATAGAATGTGTAGAGACGTGAACAACTCCATCACccatcaccttgagtatttatctgtttttacttatttatttatttattttttgaggtggagtcttgctctgttgctcaggctggagtgcaatggcatgatcttggtgcactacaacctctgcctcccgggttcaagtgattctcctgcctcagcctcctaagtagctgggattacaggcatacgccaccacacccagctaatttttgtatttttagtagagatacggcttcaccatgttggccaggctggtctcgaacttctaacctcaggcaatccacccgcctcagcctcccaaagtgctgggattacaggcatgagccaccgcacccggccgagtatttatcatttctatgtgttggaaatatttcaagtcctctcttctatcTGCTTTGAAATATACTATACATTGTTGCTGGCTATGGTCGCCCTACTCtactatcaaacattagaacttgTTTCTTCTGCCTAACTGCATGTTCCTACCCATTCATCAAgctctcttcccccttcccccacccacacctccttcccagcctctggtatgtATGATTCTGTGCCACACAGTTATCCCTTTTTATATCtgcctctttgtaagtctttccCTTATAGCTTCCATCAGCCCATTGTCCCAACATCTGGCAAGCAGATTCCTTCATTTCTGTTTGAACATCTGTTCCTGTAACCACCCCACAGGCCTTCACACTTATCCATCCCCAGTCTTCCACCTGGAACCTGAAGCTTACATCCTACGGCATCCCAGTTCCTCCTTACTTCAGTCTCCACCTCCCCCTACCCACCTAACAAGCCAAAGAACACAAGCCATCGCTGATTTCAACATAACCATCAGATTTTGCTgaacttaattttttcttctgaatgAGACAataggctatttatttatttatttagagacagggtcttgctctcttccccatgctggagtgcagtggctcagtcatagctcactgcagccttgagctcccgggctcacgtgatcctcccacctcagcctcccaaatagctagaaccacaagtgtgtgccaccactcccagctaattactatttttttagagacagggcctcactatgttgcccaggctgacgaTTCTGTTTAGTAAGTATTTGAGAGCTGTACAAATGTCAGACACGGTTTTCAGTTCAGGTAAGCCCCCAGCTGTGCTGGGGCCTCCTGCTCTTTGGGACAGCACTGGCCTGTGGTCAAGCCGATGAGCTAAACACAGGACAGGCTGCTTGGTCCTCAGTCACAGCCTGGCCCCAGGAAGGCAAGGCCCCAGAAGCCACTTAACCAGTGGAAACAGCAAGGCTTATGGTAAGGTGAGAGGGACTGCCAGTACTTAGTACATCTAAAGACCCTTCTGTTGTTTTCCTTCAAACATCTTCCAAAGGGGAATATCTTAGAAAAACCTGAGCGCATTCAAAGAACAAAGATGTGAGAGGGGCTGGAAAATAGGACCCATGAGGAATGGGGAAAAGAAGCTATGATTCTTAGTCGGAAGGAGAGAAAGCCTAGAGGCCACTTAACAATGGCCTGCAAGGTTTAAAGCGATATTCCTCCGAGAATGGAGACCAGCTGTTCACCATCTCCAGCGAGGACAGAACAAAAGGAAATGAGCTTCGGCTTCCACACGAGTGATTTAAGCTGGAAAATAATCTCTGCCAATGAGGATATCAGACTTGGGATAAGTCATCAAGGGAGATCAGGGGCTGTCCTCTGGAGTTCTTCAAAAAGCAAAGAGGCCCATTTTCCTGGGCGGGTCAGGTGCGATCTGGCAGCAGGCAgcggggaggagaggaaggttgGGGGAGGCTTTGGGTCCTCTCCAGTCGTATGAGTCCAtgactttgtttttcaaatagtCTCCTCTTTTGTCCTTGCGGTCTCTCCAGCAGCATAATAGTTTTTTGGACTCTGGCATTTGCAGGATTGAGGCAGGGGAGAGGTGAAAGCAAAGGCATGCGAGGaatgagaaaaaggaggagaaattgATTAATTTTCCatgggagaggcagggagaaaCTGCAAATAACTAAGCACAGCCCCTTAGTAACTGTCAGTTTCTAAAGTAAGAATCTCTCACTTTCTCATATGAAAATTagcttccatatatatatatatacacacacacacactaattggttcttcttttcctttcttgttggGTTTCCTGGCCTCCTTTTGAATCCTTTGTACATTCCCTTTACACCTTCAATATTagcctgtctcagtttcctgtacaacaaaagccaaagacaGATTCTTCTCATTGAATCCAACACTTTACAAATCCAAAGCCCAAACCTTTGGCATAACATTACCAGTCTATGAAATGCAAACCCAGcgattcatatatatttttcctgtttttaatccTTTAAGGCCTTTGGGTGTCTGTCCAGCCTTTGGCCTCCTTTATTAAGCCCGATGCTAATAGCCTACTCCTATGACCCCAGAACCAGTGTCTGAAGTACACGGGCACTCATGGTCAGCCACACCCGCTGGGCTGAAACCTTAGGAacgtccccccaccccacccctgcctccccctGGGTGGCTGCACTCCGGTATGGGAGAGTGACATTGTCCATCTCTGCATCTGCTCCCACGCAGGTTTTGGCTGGTCCAGCTCAGAGACAGCCCTAAGaatgacaaaaaggaaaagatgctTGTCTTGTATCTTATCCAGCGCCTGGTGGTAGGCTCCAAGGTGACCCAAGCCTCAAGGCTTCCTTCCTCAGGCAGCTTCGATGGTGAGCACTAGGATGTGAGCCCCACCAGAGCTGAGCCTCATCTGTCCTGCTCACCATGTGTATCTCCTGTGCCTAGAAGAGTGTCTGGCATGTGTCAGAGAGCAATCAGTATTCACAAGCAAATGCCAGAGCAGGAAAGGGCTTGGAGACCATCTGCccccatattttttttctttttttttttttttttttgagatagggtctcactctcttgcccaggctggagggtagtggtatgatcatggctcactgcagccttgacctccaggctcaagcgatcctcccacctcagcctcctgagttagctgggactacaggcctgtgccactacaccccacaaatttttttttttgagacggagtcttgctctgtcccccaggctggagtacagtggcgtgatctcagctcactgcaagctctatctcccgggttcacaccactctcctgcctcagcctcccgagtagctgggactataggcgcccgccaccacgcctggctaattttttgtatttttagtggagatggggtttcaccgtgttagccaggatggtctcaatctcctgacctcgtgatccaccctccttggcctcccaaagtgctgggtttacaggcgtgagccaccgcgcccagcctaatttttttttttttttttaagacaaggtcttgctatgttacccaggctggtctcaaactcctgggttcaaacaatcctccctcctcagcttcctgaattgCTGgagttacagacatgagccaacacgcctggcccaTTCTCACCCCTTGTTGCAGACAGGGGAGTTTCCAGGCCTTTCTAGGGTCTTTGTGACTCTCAAAGACCTATCTGTACCCCTGGAAGGAAAGACCTCATCTGGTCAATTAGTCTGTGCTAAAATGTTAATGGTCCTAACGGGTTAATTCATTCTCTCTTGtgcattgtctctctctctttctcagagCCTGACCTCCCCCTAGACTCCTCCCCTTGCCTTGCTGGGCAATGGCCATTCATCCCCAGACGCAGAGCAGAAAGGAGCCTCCTCCACCACCAACCCTTGAATTCTTGAGCTGAGGCCAAGAACCAGGAAGATGGAACAGAACCAGTTGAGATTAGAGTTTCACGCCTCTTCCAAGGACAGATTCTGCTGGCTGCCCTGGGAACCCACATAGCCTTGCCCAagcagagagaacacagagccagcCCTGCAGAAGATGTAGGGAACAAGACAGTGACTCTCAGCAGCCCCAGGGGGCCTTGTCATCACCCCAGCCTGGGACTGTGGCAAGTCTTCACCCTCAGAGCCAGGCTGTGCTGCTCAAGGCTGCCCAGGGTGAGAGAAACAGGGCAAAACCAACCAACGGATAGTGTTTCTAGCTCCCTAACCTGCTGTGTATGCCCCAGAAGCACTGGGGAGCTTTtcggttttttatttttgtttgtttcatatttaattgttttttatgtttttgagacagagtctcactctgttgcccaggctggagtgtggtagcacaatctcagctcactgcaactccacctcccgggttccagtgattctcctgcctcagtctcccaagtagctgggactacaggcatgtgccaccatgcctggctaatttttgtattttttagtagagacagggtttcacaatattgtccaggctggtctcaaactcctgacctcttgatccacccgcctcggcctcccaaagtgctgggattacaggcgtgagccactgcaccccgccccatatttaatttaattgtttATATCGAATTTgttattcatggggtacatgtacagTTTTGCTACATTGATATACCACGTTGTGGTGAAGCGAGGCCTTCAATGCATCCATCACTAGAACACACTCTATATCCACCAAGCAACCTCCCCTCatccaccccctcccaccctcttaCACCTCCAAGTCTCTAGCATCTATTATTTCACATTCTATGTCCCTGGGTCcacattatttagctctcacttataagtgagcacATGCaatgtctttctgtttctgagttgtttcacttaagataatggactccagttccatccatgttgctgcaaaagacattgttttattcttttttatgcctgaatagtattctgttgtgtattTAGAGTGTGTTTTCCTTAGCCAATCCTCCACTGATGGacccttaggttgattccatgactctgctattgtgaatagtgctgcaataaacataggagcgcaggtatttttatacatatataatgatttctttttttgcgggggtagatacccagtagcaAGGTTGCTGAAGtgtatggtggttctatttttataatctccacactattttcaaccaggggcttttttttttttttttagacagaatctcactctgttgcccaggctggagtgcagtgggaccatGTCGGcgtactgcaacctccacctcctgggttcaagcaattctcctgcctcagcctcctgagtagctgcgattacaggtgcccaccaccatgcccggctaacttttttatatttttattagagatggggtttcaccgtgtaagccaggttggtctcaaactcctgacctcaggtgatccacccgcctcagtctctcaaaatgcagggattacagtcgtgagccactgcacccagtctttttttttttttcctaagatggagtctcactctgtcacccaggctagagtgcaatggtgtaatcttggctcactgcaacctccacctcccaggttcaagtgattctcctgcctcagcctcctgagtagctgggattacagacacccaccaccacacccagctagtttttgtatttataatagagatgggg encodes the following:
- the LOC103237984 gene encoding LOW QUALITY PROTEIN: calcyclin-binding protein-like (The sequence of the model RefSeq protein was modified relative to this genomic sequence to represent the inferred CDS: deleted 2 bases in 1 codon) yields the protein MASEELQKDLEEVKVLLEKATRKRVRDALTAEKSKIETKIKNKMQQKSQKKAELLENEKPAAVVAPITTGYKVKSSNYGWDQSDKFVKIYITLSGVHQVPTENVQVHFTERSFDLLVKNLNGKSYSMIVNNLLKPISVEGSSKKVKTDTVLILCRKKVENTRWDYLTQVEKECKEKEKPSYDTETDTSEGLMNVLKKIYEDGDNDMKRTTDKAWVESTEKQSKEDTEF